One window from the genome of Cinclus cinclus unplaced genomic scaffold, bCinCin1.1 SCAFFOLD_32, whole genome shotgun sequence encodes:
- the LOC134057269 gene encoding olfactory receptor 14J1-like: MCYDRYVSICKPLHYGTLLGSRACAHMAAAAWASAFLYALLHTANTFSLPLCHGNALGQFFCEIPQILKLSCSKSYLRELGLLAVSVCLVFGCFVFIVFSYVQIFRAVLRIPSEQGRHKAFSTCLPHLAVVSLFLSTAFFAYLKPPSISSPSLDLSLSVLYSVVPPALNALIYSLRNQELKAALWTLMTGRF; this comes from the coding sequence atgtgctacgaccgctacgtgtccatctgcaaacccctgcactacgggaccctcctgggcagcagagcttgtgcccacatggcagcagctgcctgggccagtgcctttctctatgctctgctgcacacagccaatacattttccctgcccctgtgccatggcaatgccctgggccagttcttctgtgaaatcccccagatcctcaaactctcctgctccaaatcctacctcagggaacttggtCTTCTTGCTGTTAGTGTGTGTTTGGTatttggctgttttgtgttcattgttttctcctatgtgcagatcttcagggctgtgctgaggatcccctctgagcagggacggcacaaagccttttccacctgcctccctcacctggccgtggtctctctgttcctcagcactgccttttttgcctacctgaagcccccctccatctcctccccatccctggatctgtccctgtcagttctgtactcagtggtgcctccagccctgaacgccctcatCTACAGcttgaggaaccaggagctcaaggctgcactgtggacactgatgactggaaGGTTTTAG